A genomic stretch from Hermetia illucens chromosome 7, iHerIll2.2.curated.20191125, whole genome shotgun sequence includes:
- the LOC119660759 gene encoding uncharacterized protein LOC119660759 isoform X1: MSRIIFFTIALLVVAASLGKAQRPPYAGSRPVGYKDRFRPRPTGAAASATSLNDIDNRFGEIANNLDNSTNVTQRPPVGVEVVYGEPSDPSNTNAQDQSNAASGNGQQPQQQEQGVNVVNRLGTDQPGSGEPTQQQSLGVAQSNSENSSTDLFAGGSRKSSIVPTATTISATPTIAPFRQTTLNHVPYDAHGDVFLVNLLNQRPVDQQPFWFVNYQAIEAHRNGTNP; the protein is encoded by the coding sequence ATGTCACGTATTATTTTCTTCACTATTGCTTTGCTCGTAGTAGCAGCTTCATTGGGCAAAGCTCAACGTCCGCCATACGCCGGGAGCAGGCCGGTGGGCTACAAGGATCGTTTTCGCCCAAGACCCACGGGTGCAGCCGCATCAGCTACGTCTTTGAATGATATCGACAATCGATTCGGTGAGATAGCTAACAATTTAGACAATAGTACTAATGTAACGCAACGGCCACCAGTTGGCGTCGAAGTTGTCTACGGTGAGCCTAGCGATCCTAGTAACACTAACGCTCAGGACCAATCCAATGCTGCATCTGGCAATGGGCAGCAACCTCAACAACAGGAACAAGGAGTAAATGTTGTGAATAGGCTAGGTACTGATCAACCTGGCAGCGGTGAACCAACGCAACAGCAATCATTGGGAGTAGCTCAAAGCAATTCAGAAAATTCATCCACTGATTTGTTTGCAGGTGGCTCGCGAAAGTCATCTATTGTACCAACCGCTACCACGATCAGCGCTACACCGACTATTGCCCCATTCCGTCAAACCACCCTTAATCATGTGCCATATGACGCTCACGGTGATGTATTTTTGGTTAATTTATTGAATCAGCGTCCGGTCGACCAACAACCTTTCTGGTTTGTCAACTATCAAGCCATCGAAGCCCACCGGAACGGTACGAATCCTTAA
- the LOC119660759 gene encoding uncharacterized protein LOC119660759 isoform X2 yields the protein MSRIIFFTIALLVVAASLGKAQRPPYAGSRPVGYKDRFRPRPTGAAASATSLNDIDNRFGEIANNLDNSTNVTQRPPVGVEVVYGEPSDPSNTNAQDQSNAASGNGQQPQQQEQGVNVVNRLGTDQPGSGEPTQQQSLGVAQSNSENSSTDLFAGGSRKSSIVPTATTISATPTIAPFRQTTLNHVPYDAHGDVFLVNLLNQRPVDQQPFWFVNYQAIEAHRNG from the exons ATGTCACGTATTATTTTCTTCACTATTGCTTTGCTCGTAGTAGCAGCTTCATTGGGCAAAGCTCAACGTCCGCCATACGCCGGGAGCAGGCCGGTGGGCTACAAGGATCGTTTTCGCCCAAGACCCACGGGTGCAGCCGCATCAGCTACGTCTTTGAATGATATCGACAATCGATTCGGTGAGATAGCTAACAATTTAGACAATAGTACTAATGTAACGCAACGGCCACCAGTTGGCGTCGAAGTTGTCTACGGTGAGCCTAGCGATCCTAGTAACACTAACGCTCAGGACCAATCCAATGCTGCATCTGGCAATGGGCAGCAACCTCAACAACAGGAACAAGGAGTAAATGTTGTGAATAGGCTAGGTACTGATCAACCTGGCAGCGGTGAACCAACGCAACAGCAATCATTGGGAGTAGCTCAAAGCAATTCAGAAAATTCATCCACTGATTTGTTTGCAGGTGGCTCGCGAAAGTCATCTATTGTACCAACCGCTACCACGATCAGCGCTACACCGACTATTGCCCCATTCCGTCAAACCACCCTTAATCATGTGCCATATGACGCTCACGGTGATGTATTTTTGGTTAATTTATTGAATCAGCGTCCGGTCGACCAACAACCTTTCTGGTTTGTCAACTATCAAGCCATCGAAGCCCACCGGAACG GGTAA